From one Anopheles cruzii chromosome 3, idAnoCruzAS_RS32_06, whole genome shotgun sequence genomic stretch:
- the LOC128271886 gene encoding translocon-associated protein subunit alpha gives MKKFLVFLLLVLPAVLLTVNTGPNPFAYATEDELDEELVDVETEDGAVVADEAESEDEPETTKSPDADTFLLFTRPLHASGSQLELPAGYAVEFLVGFANKGQFEDFVVETVEASFRYSMDFNYYIQNFSAVAFNREVKPGHEATVSYSFLPSESFAGRPFGLNIALNYRDSRGNQFSEAVFNETIQITEIDEGLDGETFFLYVFLAAIVILLLVLGQQFLGSYGKRKRTTTTRKVVETGTSNSKDVDYEWIPAETLKQLQNSPKSGKVSPKQSPRQRKAKAQAAS, from the exons atgaaGAAATTTCTCGTGTTCTTGCTCCTCGTTTTGCCAGCGGTTCTACTAACAGTAAACACCG GCCCCAACCCCTTCGCCTATGCCACGGAGGACGAATTAGATGAAGAGTTGGTCGATGTGGAAACGGAAGACGGAGCAGTCGTGGCAGATGAAGCGGAGTCCGAGGATGAACCTGAGACAACAAAATCTCCCGACGCCGATACGTTCCTTCTGTTTACGAGGCCTCTGCATGCATCAGGTTCTCAACTCGAGCTTCCCGCCGGCTACGCGGTCGAATTCCTAGTCGGTTTTGCCAACAAAGGCCAGTTCGAAGACTTTGTCGTGGAAACGGTGGAAGCATCATTCCGGTACTCGATGGATTTCAACTATTATATTCAAAACTTCTCGGCGGTCGCATTTAATCGTGAGGTGAAACCGGGTCACGAAGCAACCGTATCTTACTCATTTCTTCCGTCGGAAAGCTTTGCCGGGCGTCCGTTTGGTCTAAACATTGCTTTGAACTATCGCGACAGCCGCGGTAATCAGTTCTCTGAAGCGGTTTTCAACGAAACAATTCAGATCACCGAAATCGACGAGGGACTCGATGGAGAGACCTTCTTCTTGTATGTGTTTTTGGCGGCTATCGTTATTTTACTGCTAGTACTCGGCCAACAGTTCTTGGGATCGTACGGTAAGCGAAAACGCACAACCACCACTCGCAAGGTCGTTGAAACCGGTACAAGCAATTCGAAAGACGTAGATTACGAATGGATTCCAGCTGAAACTCTGAAGCAACTAC aAAACTCTCCAAAAAGTGGCAAAGTTTCTCCAAAACAGAGTCCGCGGCAGCGAAAAGCCAAAGCTCAGGCAGCTTCCTAG
- the LOC128275234 gene encoding uncharacterized protein LOC128275234, giving the protein MNWECLQPRWLRRWIRRRTNPIPLDRAHLWKKRFSLFYAIVAWNAFGGVCYMVYTGRNDWAKFYGYKTEEESRVPQAVRFAKQLNLPNAKVIKFSGLSKADEYELKELEVVRTTNSSSNEENE; this is encoded by the exons ATGAATTGGGAGTGTTTA CAACCACGGTGGCTACGTAGGTGGATTCGGCGTCGAACCAATCCTATTCCGTTGGATCGTGCACATCTGTGGAAGAAACGATTTAGTTTGTTCTACGCTATCGTCGCCTGGAATGCTTTTGGGGGTGTTTGCTACATGGTTTACACCGGGCGCAATGATTGGGCAAAGTTCTATGGCTACAAAACGGAAGAAGAATCACGTGTACCGCAGGCCGTCCGATTTGCTAAACAATTAAATCTTCCAAACGCAAAGGTGATCAAATTCAGCGGACTTTCCAAGGCAGATGAGTACGAACTGAAAGAGCTTGAAGTGGTCCGAACAACAAACTCGTCttcgaacgaagaaaacgaatAA
- the LOC128275233 gene encoding calmodulin isoform X1 — protein sequence MARYFKEQDIDEFRECFYLFARSGHITTLDELTVIMRSLGLSPTMQELTQYLKKKNGRMSFADFLEVMHQHSRVENLPDEVVQAFKAGDKGGRGTIPARQLRHLLQNWGEGLSYREVDNIFREANVSGNGHVRYTDFVRVACAPVPDYY from the exons ATG GCTCGCTATTTCAAAGAACAAGACATTGATG AATTTCGTGAATGTTTTTACCTCTTCGCACGTTCTGGTCACATTACAACGCTGGATGAGCTAACGGTAATTATGCGATCTCTGGGACTGTCTCCGACGATGCAAGAATTGACCCAGTAtctgaagaagaagaatggtcGCATGAGCTTCGCCGATTTTCTGGAAGTCATGCATCAACATTCGCGTGTTGAAAATCTTCCCGACGAAGTGGTACAGGCTTTCAAAGCGGGTGACAAAGGTGGCCGCGGAACCATTCCGGCGCGCCAGCTGCGACATCTATTGCAAAACTGGGGCGAAGGGCTGTCGTACCGTGAG GTGGACAACATATTCCGTGAGGCAAACGTGTCAGGGAATGGGCATGTACGTTACACTGATTTCGTGCGTGTAGCTTGTGCGCCAGTTCCAGACTACTACTGA
- the LOC128275232 gene encoding scaffold protein salvador codes for MLSRKSKDKSIKEGVVGKYVKKDTPPEIPIINVWTAEQSKSKLAKARRSSQQLVSNTGQPPGMQTNANNNIPNLQKFGNSKVLTKVGGLGHEGKYTPSSNVPNLAHKFVNLSLNNEQPNVLGSANGCLQGQSGLPPLMLKSATMDAVMVTDARNNNSHGNYVDIDTIDQILMQQTEASATGQYRLHQQQQQQQQQEQQQQQQPHIHQQYLTHFERKYSYNQIHNGNAHRNGFENYGNLLRNGSPGAAPSMANDQTIFIRQFSARQAMQPPQPPQPQPSQSQQANSQTLAQQQPVPTDRHYPIYENQSQLVRSESPIYSNTNSCTIYQNYNSNNSSHQSLYSNVCIGNQQANSSGTSNYLALTQPQTASQPLYSNVIIGTSEANGITYGEVVLHSGVGGGAQRGIAQTNGGTTPGGENGEEELMLPPGWSVDYTLRGRKYYIDHNTKTTHWAHPLDRKALPTGWQRIEASQYGTYFNYITGQGEQTLPYLASCYLTHATPVEIPRPLMPHFSRHNALVPANPYNTEKVPEWLFLYAKSSSEKDHIIKWDMFQLQQLEDFLGMMKKLYRQECNIIVAKYEVIRIQIHSRMQEIRRM; via the exons ATGTTGTCCCGTAAGAGCAAAGATAAGTCCATCAAAGAAGGTGTTGTGGGTAAATACGTGAAGAAAGATACTCCTCCAGAAATTCCAA TTATCAACGTATGGACAGCAGAGCAAAGCAAAAGTAAATTAGCCAAAGCTCGTCGAAGCTCCCAACAGCTCGTTTCGAACACTGGGCAACCACCTGGAATGCAAACGAACGCCAATAATAATATTCCAAACTTGCAAAAATTTGGTAACTCCAAGGTATTGACAAAGGTAGGCGGGCTTGGACATGAAGGAAAATACACACCCAGTAGCAATGTTCCGAACTTGGCTCATAAATTTGTCAATCTGAGTCTGAACAACGAGCAACCGAACGTGCTCGGATCGGCCAATGGATGCCTGCAAGGACAGTCAGGACTGCCGCCTTTAATGTTAAAAAGTGCCACCATGGACGCGGTTATGGTGACCGATGCACGAAACAACAATAGCCATGGGAACTACGTGGACATTGACACTATTGATCAAATACTGATGCAACAAACTGAAGCGTCCGCTACTGGTCAGTATCGACtacatcagcaacaacaacagcaacaacaacaggaacaacaacagcaacaacaaccacataTTCATCAGCAGTATCTTACTCATTTTGAGAGAAAATACTCTTACAATCAGATTCATAATGGTAACGCCCATCGAAATGGCTTCGAAAACTACGGGAACCTGCTTCGCAATGGTAGTCCCGGAGCTGCCCCTAGCATGGCAAATGATCAGACAATTTTCATCCGCCAGTTCTCCGCGCGGCAAGCGATGCAACCTCCGCAACCACCACAGCCACAACCATCACAATCGCAGCAAGCGAACTCGCAAACTTTGGCCCAACAACAGCCAGTGCCAACCGATCGTCACTATCCGATTTATGAAAATCAATCTCAGCTCGTACGGTCGGAATCACCGATATACAGTAACACCAACTCTTGCACCATTTACCAGAACTACAACAGTAACAATTCATCGCACCAGTCGCTTTATTCAAACGTTTGCATCGGCAACCAACAGGCGAATTCAAGTGGTACATCTAACTACCTTGCCTTAACACAACCGCAAACTGCGTCGCAGCCATTGTATTCAAATGTGATTATTGGTACCAGTGAAGCGAACGGCATCACCTATGGCGAGGTAGTGCTCCATAGTGGCGTAGGCGGTGGTGCACAACGAGGCATTGCCCAGACAAATGGTGGCACAACTCCAGGTGGTGAGAACGGAGAAGAAGAGCTGATGCTACCTCCCGGCTGGTCCGTGGACTACACACTACGTGGAAGAAAATACTACATCGATCACAACACTAAAACCACTCACTGGGCTCATCCATTAGACAGGAAGGCATTACCAACCGGTTGGCAACGGATTGAAGCAAGCCAATATGGAACATATTTCAA CTACATCACGGGGCAAGGAGAGCAGACATTGCCGTATTTAGCATCGTGTTATCTTACGCACGCGACTCCAGTTGAGATTCCTCGCCCTTTGATGCCACACTTTTCTCGTCACAATGCACTGGTGCCTGCCAATCCGTACAATACCGAAAAAGTTCCTGAATGGCTGTTTCTTTATGCCAAAT CGTCTTCTGAAAAAGATCACATTATCAAATGGGACATGTTCCAACTACAGCAGCTCGAAGATTTTCTTGGTATGATGAAAAAGTTATACCGGCAGGAATGTAATATTATTGTAGCAAAGTATGAAGTGATTAG gaTACAAATACACTCTCGAATGCAAGAGATTCGTCGAATGTGA
- the LOC128275233 gene encoding calmodulin isoform X2, with product MVVAVVARYFKEQDIDEFRECFYLFARSGHITTLDELTVIMRSLGLSPTMQELTQYLKKKNGRMSFADFLEVMHQHSRVENLPDEVVQAFKAGDKGGRGTIPARQLRHLLQNWGEGLSYREVDNIFREANVSGNGHVRYTDFVRVACAPVPDYY from the exons ATGGTTGTGGCTGTGGTG GCTCGCTATTTCAAAGAACAAGACATTGATG AATTTCGTGAATGTTTTTACCTCTTCGCACGTTCTGGTCACATTACAACGCTGGATGAGCTAACGGTAATTATGCGATCTCTGGGACTGTCTCCGACGATGCAAGAATTGACCCAGTAtctgaagaagaagaatggtcGCATGAGCTTCGCCGATTTTCTGGAAGTCATGCATCAACATTCGCGTGTTGAAAATCTTCCCGACGAAGTGGTACAGGCTTTCAAAGCGGGTGACAAAGGTGGCCGCGGAACCATTCCGGCGCGCCAGCTGCGACATCTATTGCAAAACTGGGGCGAAGGGCTGTCGTACCGTGAG GTGGACAACATATTCCGTGAGGCAAACGTGTCAGGGAATGGGCATGTACGTTACACTGATTTCGTGCGTGTAGCTTGTGCGCCAGTTCCAGACTACTACTGA